One Desmodus rotundus isolate HL8 chromosome 4, HLdesRot8A.1, whole genome shotgun sequence DNA segment encodes these proteins:
- the LOC112319622 gene encoding large ribosomal subunit protein uL23-like: MDNEDVAFHEDGTESKEGRPYPHKKTTKAKVKALEALKAAQIFSEESPQEKRACCYAITQFPLTTESATEKIEDTSTIVFIVDAKANKHHISQAVKKLRDIDVAQVNTLIRPDGGKKAYFQMALAYDALDVANKIGII; this comes from the exons atggataacgAAGATGTGGCTTTTCATGAAGATGGCActgaaagcaaagaaggaagaccctacccccacaaaaaaacaaccaaagcCAAAGTAAAAGCTttggaag CTCTGAAGGCAGCCCAGATATTCTCAGAAGAGAGTCCCCAGGAGAAACGAGCTTGTTGCTATGCCATCACCCAGTTCCCCCTGACCACCGAGTCAGCCACGGAGAAGATAGAAGACACCAGTACAATTGTATTCATTGTGGATGCCAAGGCCAACAAGCACCACATCAGCCAGGCTGTGAAGAAGCTCCGTGACATTGACGTGGCCCaggtcaacaccctgatcaggcctgatggagggaagaaggcatATTTTCAAATGGCTCTCGCCTATGATGCTTTGGATGTTGCCAATAAAATTGGAatcatctaa